The genomic segment gctttattatcatcatttatacATAAAAAGCACTGCCAGAGATCAATTATCTTTACCTGAAATGGCAAGACAGCAATCTGCAAGGGTATTGATTTGAGTAATATGTTCATCCTTTATATCTCCTTCTAATCTTTGTGGGGTACTAGTGTCCTCATAATGCCCGAGACCTGAATAAAAACGCAATGGAAAATTATGGATCTTGCATTCATcaataacattattttgtaataattcttatttacccagggtagctgCTTCAGCTCTTATGAACTGTTCTCCAATTAAGACCTGCATAACATAATGTTAAAATTACCCTTCTCAATTCTTTTTAAACTTTGAGCACCTGACTAGTGCGATTATCGGCAAGGAAATTCTCTGTCGACATGTCGTTAAAAATATCTTACCAACATCGATAACTATCGACAAATGAACATAATCAATACGTATGTTTTATGCATTGATTAGCGATGTCACATACACgtgctggtcaaaatttgtatctgccactgtaccaacatcagattaaaaatattacatgacatctttaacaaacatatttagcatGAATACATCTTTACTTTTCACGTAgttagcattattttagggatggatgaaattttattgaaaattttggGGCTTTTTAGACATCGTTCTGAGCAGTCAACGATTTGCACCTATCCGCGATTTTGATATCGTTCTGTTATATCTttaaacgtagagggcagcaacacacggtaCGGCCGTGTGCTGCCTTCTAGCTTTATCCACCTCTATGGTTGGTACGTTTTTTTGGGGGTCGCTAAATTGAGCTTGCGCTTAATTTAAAATACGATCGAGTGATGAGAGTCGAGTGCAGTCATGATGACTGGATTGTCGTGATTGCAGTGAAGTGAGATCGTGCTTTGTGGCTAGTAAGTATTTGCATTTTcttgagattttggagtaatttctgtagctgttctgtgcattttgaggaaaaataggTTTTCCgagattttccgtttgaaaagccactttcaaaaGGCCATGTTTGCAATCCTTCATTTACAATTTTTGAGGGTGGAGACAAATTGTTTCAAAGTTGTGAAATTAAGACTGGTATCTTACCCGTTTGGCCATCAGCTCCCCATCCACAGCTGTATACATGCCCATCTTCAGTCAGAAACAGACTATGATCATGACCACAACACACCTAAATGTAAAGATAAAATGCAGATCATATTAGACACGATACCGGTACATGGAATCTTGACCGAGTGCGGTCTAAATTTATGCTTCCGCCAATGCTGCCAGATCTGCAATATGTAgtgaatatttatttcttgGTATTTTTAAGacaaataaatcatgaaaaaggggacagaaaaataattttaaacagAAATATTCAAGTAAAACACCCAATGATATACTTACATGAAATAACTGTAAATGTGAACTTACCTGTTTTATTTTACCGTCTATTCCTTCAATCTTATGGATGACTttattagaactgaaaaaaCAAAAGGATGAAATTGAACTTATTGATTCATTGACTAATTGATAGAGAGCAAGCAATATATCTAAAACCAAATGCACAACTATGCTTAAGGGCATTTAAACAGTAAATCTGTTGACTACTGGATTCTGGTATTCAGGGCAATCAGTTACCAGTAGGCAATTGGTCAAAGTCACAATGCAACAactgcttaaaggtcaagtccacctcagaaaatttttgatttgaattgatagaaaaaaatcagacaagcataatgctgaaaatgtcataaaaatcagatgtgaaataagaaagttatgacatttaaaagtttcgcttatttttcacaaaatagttatatgcacaattctgtcacatgcaaatgagagaatcaatgacgtccctcattcactatttcttttgtttttattgtttgaattatacaatatttcaatttttacagatttgacaataaggatcaacttgactgaaccataaaatgttaaacaatggtaattccacatgttcagggcaaaataaaactttgtttcacaggacaatgagtagaaaatgagaatatttcatatttcatataataaaaatacaaaagaaaaacccggtagtgagtgagtgatgtcatcagtgccctcatttgcatactgaccgggatgtgaatataactattttgagaaattaagcaaaacttaaaaatgtcataactttcctattttacatccgattttgatgaaattttcagtgttgtgcttgttagatttttgtcattatattcaaatcaactgtttgttgcggtggacttgtcctttaatcaaaGATATGACACAATAAAAAGGTGAAGAGCatacaaattaataaatttatgatcatcatcattttcataatttgataTTGATCATTCATGATAACTATTgacaatgttaaaattgttaTACACTAAATAAATTGTATTAGGGGGCTGTTTCTAAAAGCTGCACATTAATTCTTTGCCCACTTTGTTCAACTAGTACAGCAGACTGCCAAGTTCGACACAAGTCACATTCGATTCACAATGCACACAGAGTGCATTAAGTCTGTTGTtcgtacacacatacacaaaagTGGTGTGTTCATCGCAGTGTACACACAAATCTTTTACTAATAGACCGATCAAAAGCTATTGTGAGCTGAATTAGCACAGCTCACGCAAAACCCCGCCAGGGTTACACCTTGAAATTAATGTGGCGCAGGAATGATTCTGTCtgtggcgggcaaagagttatCTCTTTGCCCGCCACAGACAGAATCATTCCTGCAGacagaatcataacaaaatattctACAGTGGCTAGAATATGGAAAGCCATAGGGGTTCTCAATCATTCTTACATTAGTTGAAGTTATATAGATGTTGAAGATTCTTACAGCTAGTGTATGTTCTGTCACAATTAAAATGGAATGATGTGAAATTCAGTGAAATCTGTATAATATACTTCACTTCATAAGGGAGAAATGTAAACCCTTAAAAAattctgagtttggccattaatttctcccaactccaaattttacacaatgcaaatttgatatcattcaaaagatcatttaatattctttaaaatgataccatacttgttatgatcatgccatcacaaaaagagcaggattcaaaagtgttggatgaggtctgaattgaaaagcagCAAAACGAGTAGAAATGGTTATGAAGGgtcaataaagaacatgattcttttgtctgtgtcaataaagatgaaaatccattcaaatcaagcccctacttcttcattttttatgtttagttgtggtttatgttgtgatggttctgtgagataacatggtttgagtcatGGTTTGAGATACCCATGCACATTTGATTGTTATGTGTTTCCTTGTGCCAtgtgtgcagaggtgtgtttgattccatgttaatgctgatgttaaggtgcatgaaaacaaaagaaaccgctgagaaacttgctcatcaccacagaaaaaagaacagtgactttcaatattgtataattttgcaacttttgaattttgaccttgccccacatttcaaggcactgcaccttcgtgtgaaccataatcatatcatgtatcattttaaagaaaattaaatgatctatatGCAACACATGAATATTCACTAAAATCGAGGAGGggttatcgatcaaagtcagatttccaaaaaaaatttgaggagtttatatataaGCAGGTGGTCTTTATACAAAGGTTCATTTAATACATGTTTCACTGCAGAGTACTACCAGTATTCTAGGAATACCAAACTTGCggtctttaaagggatggtccgggctgaaaatattcatatctcaataaatagagtaaaattcacagagcagaatgctaaaaatttcatcaaaatcggataacaataaagaagttattgaattataatttctttcaatattttgtgaaagcagttatatgcacatcgtcatgaatattcattaggtaggctgatgatgtcacatccccactttcctttttctcatgttattacatgaaatcataaatgtttcatttttcatacatgtgtaaatgatgtgtctccattatgatgaaataagtgcggcaataaataactattaatgcacttaatcagttgtcaatccaattgttttagttcttggtagaaaaattttgaataaacctaatttcatataataaaatacaaaagaacaagtggggatatgacatcatcagcccacctaatgaatattcataaagacatgcctagaaatgTTTCACGGGAATaacgcaaatctttaaaattctataactttgttatttgtcatccaattttgatcaaattttcagcattttgctctgtgaattttactctattttttgagatataaatattttcagcctggaccattcCTTTAAAGAGAAGTGGTCCTTGTATAACAGATGAAAGCGGGTGTGACTCtgtattcaaattttatatttggcATTTCTTATGCCAGTCATTCATTAAACTGTTTGTAACTAAagatcagctttatgaaacacatgtGATGTTAGCGTTTACCTATAATCTTCATGGGGTATAATGGGCCTTCCACACTGACCATGAGAATTATTGCCAAGACTGTATACTgcaaatagaaaaggaaagtcAATCCAAATAAAAACACAAGTGCTAAAACCATGATCACTTGACAATGcattgaaatttgcaaaataacaaaatcatatgTTCTTCTTTATTTCCAACATACTATATTGTCCTTATGCTATTCTTCGGAAATCTTTATTCATGTACTGACAACCTTCTTCATCCGTGAAGATAAGCAAATGATATCTCCCACATAAACAtaagtttcataaagctgtttgtaagttatacGCATGGCTTTTACATGAGACTGATGACCCTTTCTTGTACTTAGGCTATGGCGCAGTCACGTTTCCCCTATGGCGGCCGTATTGCGAGtaaaaaacagccattttaacattttttgtatcagctacatatacgtggtttgaataaaaatgattatatgaCACCTGGATAGATCCTTGTcctttgattggttgtttgatgtTGATCATTCAggccattttacaatgacgtcatcatccatgcaattttggatccatacgactTTTCCATTGAACGCGCGTGCAACACTGACCACTGGCAGTGGCCTACACGTAAACTTTTCGGTCTTATAGTAagtgtgtttgtatgtatgcGGCAATCAACAGACCGCATTCGCACTGAattcaaatttataaatgccaaatgacaaggatctattttAGGTGCAatataaaacaatgaatttattcatgcaatggacagaatacttcatgaggtgaaagataaaatgaatgatcaatttcatcttatttcatctttcacctcataaagtattctgtccattgcatgaatgaatattcattatttgtatagtaAAACAGCTGTGTTCGACTAGCCATACGGCCGCCTTGGGGGAAATGTCACTGAAgcattaataatattaatatatccccatgcccggggggggggggggggcactcacatatattggtggtaAGGGGACCTGCCGCTTTGATGACCacctttttcagacctaattttcagttctcttgATACCCCAAGACCCCATACTTTACCCATttagtcagttccttagacccccatttcaaatttcagatttttcGTGAGGCACACACCCCCAGCAAAAATAACTTTGAGTGCCCCCCCTTGGGTCCCTATGTAGCTGACCTAGCACCTAAGATCATATGCATTACgtgaaattatttatttctgtaCTTACCACCTTCTTCATCTGTAAGTATAAGGGAGTGAGATCTACCACAGGATACCTGAGAAACTCTGGTCTTCCGTGGCTTCTTCAGAGGTAATGTGATTTCAGTTGGTGATATGATGGTATGCATTCCCTCAACTAGCAAATAAGCAGGtgcaacaaaaaaagagaataataaaaataatccgcttttatatagcgcttaatacatcggaacaacgtgtctaagcgctttacatatatattaccccggtcatcggattcaatcggTCATTCCCgtacacaatgtatgcacatcctccactccttggggagtattccagtcagtcacCAGTGaagcgcacacagtactggacaagctacagtGACTTTctcatcctaccgggtacccatttagcacctgggtcgagagcggcaaagtgtggattaatgccttgccaaaggatgccaagctgcggtgggattcaaacacttGACACGGAATACAAATTTAGAGGGCAGAAAAGAGTTGGCCCAAGTAGGAAACAGTAGTTAATCACTAGTAAATACTAGCtcaaaaattacatgtacaaggaAAATGGGAAATGCATGGATATACTATAAAATATGCCTCTTgaatattttcatgtattttcagGTACTCCATGTACATCTTTAATGAGTACTTCCAAGCATTTACAAGTTTTTCCCCAGTATTTCCCACCTGGGCGGGAAATGTATAAATCACTGGGAAACTGCCATACCTGGGGCTGAAATTCAAAGATAATTTCATGTAACAGTTTCATttcaattggctatccatactatAGTTAAACCGCAACTTTTAGATCATAGTTTAAATTAAAGTTAAAACTGTATTCAGAATATGGGCTAATGCAGACttgccaaccttctacaaccaaaaaaagtattcttataaggaaaaaaggtattttttgacaaaaaaagagtatttttaaaaatttgtctcaacgtaacaatcgccagcctgttgtagtgagatcggTGAAAAAACATATGAAATGACTCTACTTGAAAAATTCTTCATAATTCTTCTTCCAGTCTGGTACAGTCCGCCACTGGCGTATTATCGTACCTCCCTTTCACCCAATAAACATGTGCTCATAGGCAAGGATTAACTTGTTCTTTTCAGGCAACAAGTTACTGGCctgacagtgatttttacctgGTCTGGGACTGTCGAACCGGCGCTAGTGTCACACgctgtgtataatacatactccatgatcagaaattttgaaaaaaagtaacaaatcatacaaaaaaggtATTGGTGTATTTatagcaacaaaaaaaaggaacaaatactctaaaaagggaacGGTTGGCATGTCTGCTAATGTCATCATGCGAAAATATTGGATAACTCCCCATTTCTgaatagttttatttttcttcttaccACTTGTCATAGCTTTGGGATGATATCCAATCTGCGAGTTTGTATTGATGCCCATACCCCAGACCTTACTGGTGTCCTGTGTATGGCTGCCAATCAGTGAAAACCCATACCCACAAGATGCTGTTGTGATCTGCCCAAGAGAGGAAAAAGAtgacgttaaaaaaaaatcaaatacgcAAAAGTCCATTGCGATGAGATAAATTACAATATAATACTCCACAAGAAATGTGAAACAATTCTAGATTGGCAGAGAATAATTTGCCtatctacatgtaatttgatCAGTATTTCTGGTCAAAATACAAAAGCTCTCAACAACGTTCTGTAGTCCTgtgggaaaaaaaatctgctacacaaatatttttttctgttaatcTTTAAAACATGTGGAGCACATTGATTCCAATGTGATAACTGGGAAAATCATTCCCTGATTGGTGGAATTTGGTTCATAAGAAGCAAGCTGCAGGTCCTTTTCACTGACAAGTGTCAATTGTGGCGGAGCATGGAGGCATAAAGATAAGAtcattcatatacatatattttttcatattcaaagtAACTCTAAACcaaaatgtatattattataaaacaatataaaatagACATGAGTAgtaattgtaatattttgtgttgtttcataaagttttAGAAAGGTAAGATCCCATGACATAAGACATTTGCTCCAGACACTTGCTCGTACACATAAAACCAAATCCTAACCGTAAACCTAACCCTAATCATGATCCTGATCCTAATATAATCCTGGGGGCTgtctcataaagctgttcaacagtgttcgtaagttaagagcgactttaagaacgactggtgaacatttcttacacgctaaaccatcgccaataaatataccatttaccacaagaaaggatcaccagtcgttcttaaagttgctcttaacttacgaacagctttttgaaacacccacctgaaccCCAAACCCTTCAAAAGCCAAAATCAAGAACCTTGTGTCTTCTGATATATTAAAAcagataaaaatatacaaattttggggtccatcttacaaagagctgcCATATAacaataaatttgaatcaaaccTGAATTGCTGCAATTGATctaaattaatttgtgtaattaAGTGATAGGATTTTTAGATCTATCACACTTTGAGTTTGATTTAAACCtacagggcaattccataaaatatgtatatatgtgggactttcatgaaattctctgtctctgatttcttgttcttttgatagtatgtaatgctctcaaatgaccatgacaATGGTCAGtctatgaagtgaagtaaaacttgagaaaaatgggggtcggacgtacaaaaaggttgattattttatggaagtGCCCTACATGTACCTATCACAACTCTCTGTAAGACAAAGCCCCAATgagtatttcataaagctgttcgtaagttacgagtgactttacatgtatgatcaactggtgatcctttcttgtgttaaGTTAATTGAATACacaccagggggtgtttcacaaagatttaagattgatttagagtcgcacttaaataccgagttgCGTACAGTAtaaaaggcttgaccgcatgggtcagatcgtgtcatgaggacgcgcactactgcgtatctgATATGATTTTGTAAGTCGCCCTGCGTGGCTGACATGGTTTTTTGTGCTCTCTGAGCTGTGTATGATTTCTACTGTTTACATGTATTGTTTCTCATTAATAATTGTACCAGATAGGTTTGTTATTTGCAAGGATACTTGTAGCCAAATTTGCAACTGTATCTTGCTTGTATTGATGAGATATTACTGGATGTTCTTGTACATGGTTTTGATTTGAGCTTGTAAATCTGTAAGCCATTTTGTACATGTGTATTATATGTCCAGCTATCACCATTCAAGGTCGCTGAACTTGAACGGACAGTTTCTATCTATTGAATGCCTGCATTTGAAGCACAATGGAGCCATTGACACTGTGCCTATTCACTCTCACTGTGCTTTTCAAGTTTTTTCAAGTGTCAACTGCAAGTCTACCTTGTGAAATTGAATACAATACAGGACACCCAACTAAGGAGATTCACTGTAAGTACTCAAAACTTCGAGTATCTTATTACTACAATTCGTCTGCAACATTTCAGCTCAAGATACTTCAGTCTGGCGATGTTAGTCCTAATCCTGGACCAACTAGTGAATACATAACCAGATGTCGTAGTGTTCCTATTCAGTGGAACTCCGACGGAACTAGAGAGCGTATTAAGTACGACAGGTCGATTTTGCTACGAAGCAATCCTGCGTGGGCCCATTTGAATCCAATGACTTTATTATGATTGTAATCCCAACGATGATGGCAATGACAAGaatggtgataataattataatgttgatataatgatgatggtataATGATCGTAATTGATCACGAGAATATTTATTACGACAAGATTGGTGATTATGGTAGCAATAATAGTGATGATCAGAGGATAATATTTTGCTGTGGGGGACAATAATGATGCACCCTATGAACAAAGGATatatcctctgctccgccgcccGCGGTgatgattaatgttttatgatgatgacggtgataatGACAGTGATGAAGGTGCTGagattaattatgataataatcctagttttgatgattacaatgattatgattatgattatggcgATTGTGATGGAACGACAGTGGGGGAAGGGGCATGTTTGTCGagattgaatttcatttgaaaattaaaggtaGGTCCTAGACTGAACAGTTTCATGAGTGTTTCTCACCAAGGCGAACTTCTACTTCAAGCTAATTACGGAGCTGCAACTCTCTTCAGTTGGTTCGAGATTCGACCCATGAACCTCATATACAGAGAACGAATGATCAATAACCAGGTAACATAATTGTATACGATGTCAATTAAGGACAAATTTTTCTCCTTATGTCTATTTATCGTATGGTTGACATCACAATGAGGCAAAATTTGATTGCATGGTGACTTCTTAAAAAAATCCTAAGTTTGGGATTTTTAAGGGGAAGGTAACACTTATGCTGGATTTTCCccaacaaatatgatttttgaaacttgtaagaatgatggttgagtgaacaggaattttAAATTTAGTGTAGCCTATTCATCTTGTAGACCTAAGCAGTGTGTTTTGTGAGTcggagtaatgtgatggtacctgttacaagcgaGATATGGTAAGACTTGGTTGAAAGGGCATTCATCatctttttgtcattttacaaataaaattcttaTGTATCTCCACCCCCCCCTCAATTTTCCAGACccctctcacttcctggatggtAGCCTCCCGGGGGTAGCCTTTTCAAAACTTATTTGCCACtgaagtgaccggtggctgatagtcattttttttctttctttttattgaatgattaccaagaaattgacttgattataatttatgaaatactttattgaaaaactgaatgtttgattgattacattgcccattgaaatagttgatttattgataaattgttgataggaaaaagttgatgccccaattatcattataattaaattaacattctgctctggacttcacgcgtacatgacaataaaaatcaGTCACTCAACAGAAGGGGAGtgcgagagagagggaggggggctaaaatgttatgttgaCCCTttttccatcaacctacttatCCCACTTACGTCCAATCTCACCCCCTATTTtcctgactccaatgaacacattgctgagagcCACATGATAATGTTGAAATGTTGCCCAAGAtgtgtaatttttgttcaatttaataattcataaaacttgctTAAACATTCCTAACTGGTTGATcaataatttatcacaacgcccatAACATTGCAAGTTCCAA from the Lytechinus pictus isolate F3 Inbred chromosome 1, Lp3.0, whole genome shotgun sequence genome contains:
- the LOC129262493 gene encoding RCC1-like G exchanging factor-like protein, with the protein product MGINTNSQIGYHPKAMTSVEGMHTIISPTEITLPLKKPRKTRVSQVSCGRSHSLILTDEEGVYSLGNNSHGQCGRPIIPHEDYSSNKVIHKIEGIDGKIKQVCCGHDHSLFLTEDGHVYSCGWGADGQTGLGHYEDTSTPQRLEGDIKDEHITQINTLADCCLAISDKGELFGWGNSEYNQLKCVTEDTQVYVPRHLPFKGIGKITSAATGGTICALTNESGEVWVWGYGFLGRGPKLTDTAVPECIDMSLFGKSRMKTDVAVTKVWCGLHYFAAVTNKGDLYTWGTNGSGCLGLGQLHSQYFPLKVSLPGQVSHMACSVDHSIALVTKDI